DNA from Roseimicrobium sp. ORNL1:
GCGTGAGGATGCTGAGTTCCTGATGCGGCAGAATGTGCTACCCGCAGACCGCGTCATGGGTGTGGAGACAGGTGGATGCCCACACACGGCGATTCGTGATGACACCAGCATGAACATGGCCGCCGTGGTGGAACTGGAGAAGCGCCATGCGGACCTGAAGCTCATCCTGATTGAGAGTGGTGGTGACAATCTCTCCGCCACTTTCTCACCTGAACTGGTGGATGCGTACATCTATGTGATTGATGTCGCGGAAGGTGACAAGATTCCGCGCAAGGGTGGCCCGGCCATCCGCACCAGTGACTTGCTGCTTATCAACAAGACGGAACTCGCTCCTTATGTGGGTGCCGACCTTGATGTGATGGCTCGCGATGCCAAGATTATGCGTGGGGAACGTCCCTTCATCTTTGCCGACTTGAAGTCGGAAAAGGGGAAGGATGACTTGATTGGTTGGTTGAAGCGCGAGTATCTCTTCGTGTGACCTGTCG
Protein-coding regions in this window:
- the ureG gene encoding urease accessory protein UreG → MTTNASIDSTRPIRIGVGGPVGSGKTMCVLRLSQWLKDEYSMAVITNDIYTREDAEFLMRQNVLPADRVMGVETGGCPHTAIRDDTSMNMAAVVELEKRHADLKLILIESGGDNLSATFSPELVDAYIYVIDVAEGDKIPRKGGPAIRTSDLLLINKTELAPYVGADLDVMARDAKIMRGERPFIFADLKSEKGKDDLIGWLKREYLFV